From the genome of Winogradskyella forsetii, one region includes:
- a CDS encoding DinB family protein, translating into MENTVNITASQVITPTELLKHWQGHRGLTRKVIEAFPEDAFFNHSIGGMRPFSAMVMELLAIAEPGLKEIVVGKTETLDEDFEHDHKKATFLKLWDEATDAINTYWAQLKPEQFQEKVTLFGQYEGTVWSSIFYFIDNEIHHRGQAYVYLRSLGIEPPLFYERH; encoded by the coding sequence ATGGAAAACACCGTAAACATTACAGCGTCACAAGTCATTACACCTACAGAACTTTTAAAGCATTGGCAAGGTCATCGAGGCCTAACCAGAAAGGTTATAGAGGCCTTTCCGGAAGATGCTTTTTTTAACCACAGCATAGGAGGTATGCGACCATTTTCGGCAATGGTCATGGAGCTTTTAGCGATTGCAGAACCTGGACTAAAGGAAATTGTTGTGGGAAAAACCGAAACTTTGGATGAAGACTTTGAACACGATCACAAAAAAGCCACCTTTCTAAAACTTTGGGATGAAGCGACTGATGCGATCAATACCTATTGGGCGCAATTGAAACCAGAACAGTTTCAAGAGAAAGTGACTTTATTTGGACAATATGAAGGCACCGTTTGGTCTTCTATTTTCTATTTTATCGATAATGAAATTCATCATAGAGGTCAGGCGTATGTGTATTTAAGATCCTTGGGCATTGAACCGCCATTGTTTTACGAACGTCATTAA
- a CDS encoding helix-turn-helix transcriptional regulator: MSTDSIKRFDRIVSILVQLQAKRIVKAQELADRFNVSLRTIYRDVRTLEASGVPIISEAGVGYSIMEGYRLPPVMFTKEEAGSFVAAEKLMQKFVDKSLGSYHEAAMLKIKSILRGREKDWISALEMQITVDQSQELFNKNLPNALEILFESIAERKQFFLKYQSLQSEQPSERHIEPVGLYHENNFWYLLGYCHYRKDYRQFRTDRMLGIKRTEIPFTKTHGNLEDHLVKPDTIEKTKVVIRVDKSVARYISGSKKLHGFISEKTMGNQVEMTFMASNVQDWFSRWYISFADYATIVEPESLKIRIKAILKKAAERL; encoded by the coding sequence ATGAGTACAGATTCTATAAAGCGTTTTGATCGCATTGTTTCAATATTGGTTCAGTTACAGGCTAAACGTATCGTGAAAGCCCAAGAATTAGCCGATAGGTTTAATGTGAGTTTACGAACCATTTATAGAGATGTACGAACGCTAGAAGCCTCTGGTGTACCAATAATTAGCGAAGCTGGTGTTGGTTATTCCATTATGGAGGGTTATCGTTTACCGCCTGTGATGTTTACCAAAGAAGAAGCTGGTAGCTTTGTGGCTGCCGAAAAACTGATGCAAAAGTTTGTTGATAAATCATTAGGAAGTTATCACGAAGCTGCCATGTTGAAAATAAAATCCATACTTAGAGGACGAGAAAAAGATTGGATTTCGGCTTTAGAAATGCAAATTACGGTGGACCAATCGCAAGAACTCTTTAATAAGAACCTACCCAATGCCCTCGAAATTCTTTTTGAAAGTATTGCTGAACGCAAACAATTTTTCTTAAAATACCAATCGTTACAAAGTGAACAACCTTCTGAAAGGCATATTGAACCTGTTGGTTTGTATCATGAAAATAATTTTTGGTACCTACTCGGTTATTGTCATTACAGGAAAGATTACAGGCAATTTAGAACAGATAGAATGCTTGGCATTAAAAGAACAGAAATCCCTTTCACTAAAACCCATGGCAATTTAGAAGACCATTTGGTTAAACCAGATACTATTGAAAAAACAAAAGTCGTAATTCGCGTTGACAAATCGGTGGCGAGATACATCAGCGGCTCCAAAAAACTACATGGATTCATTTCTGAAAAAACCATGGGAAATCAAGTAGAAATGACGTTTATGGCTTCCAATGTTCAAGATTGGTTTTCTAGATGGTATATCTCATTTGCAGATTATGCCACGATTGTTGAACCTGAAAGTTTAAAAATTAGAATTAAGGCTATTTTGAAGAAGGCTGCTGAGCGTTTATGA
- a CDS encoding nuclear transport factor 2 family protein has product MKTKFEILIIMIFGCLIINCKQQEEKTEVKEVKVDLLNDEFPNAQLEVKLTMDSIAQSVKERDLDQLISFHAYSPKYTEFKNGELRIGGEENERFERIIFEEITEVVKFDFNDMKIAIYDNLANVTAHTDFHLKFGEELAIVNEQMTMLLLKTKEGWRIVHEHRSLKF; this is encoded by the coding sequence ATGAAAACAAAATTTGAAATTTTAATTATTATGATCTTTGGATGTCTAATAATTAACTGCAAACAACAGGAAGAAAAAACTGAAGTCAAAGAAGTTAAAGTTGATCTATTAAATGATGAGTTTCCGAATGCACAGCTCGAGGTGAAACTTACTATGGATAGTATTGCCCAAAGTGTAAAGGAGAGAGATTTAGACCAGCTTATTTCTTTTCATGCATATAGTCCTAAATACACTGAATTTAAAAATGGTGAGCTAAGAATTGGAGGTGAAGAAAATGAAAGATTTGAACGTATTATTTTTGAAGAAATTACCGAAGTTGTAAAGTTTGATTTCAATGACATGAAAATTGCTATTTATGATAATTTGGCAAATGTGACTGCTCACACAGATTTTCATTTAAAATTCGGCGAGGAACTTGCCATCGTGAACGAACAAATGACCATGTTACTTCTTAAAACCAAGGAGGGATGGAGAATCGTCCACGAACACCGTTCCCTTAAGTTCTGA
- a CDS encoding 4Fe-4S dicluster domain-containing protein, producing MAIIITDECINCGACEPECPNTAIYEGADDWRYSDGTSLSGKVVLPSGKEVDADETQEPIDDEVYYIAPDKCTECMGFHEEPQCAAVCPVDCCVPDEDHVETEEELLGKQKFMHPEEG from the coding sequence ATGGCAATTATAATCACGGACGAATGTATAAATTGTGGCGCATGTGAACCAGAATGCCCAAATACGGCTATTTACGAAGGTGCAGACGATTGGCGCTATTCAGATGGTACCAGTTTATCTGGTAAGGTCGTTTTGCCAAGCGGTAAAGAAGTTGATGCAGACGAAACACAAGAGCCTATTGATGATGAAGTTTATTACATAGCACCAGATAAATGTACGGAGTGTATGGGCTTCCATGAGGAACCGCAATGTGCGGCAGTTTGTCCTGTGGATTGCTGTGTGCCAGATGAGGACCATGTAGAAACGGAAGAAGAGTTGTTAGGCAAGCAAAAGTTTATGCATCCTGAAGAAGGATAA
- a CDS encoding acyl-CoA reductase: protein MDLQQRINAFVKLGRFLNQFQNEEAIKDHNVESNDLFFDGFKHQMKLAQESNGWFTKSNIYFTLENWSNALTESNINNWLEKYQFKVENIQTVAIIMAGNIPLVGFHDFLSVLISGHKVLVKQSSNDKHLLPFLAKYLETVEPEFKGKIKFTEEKLENFDAVIATGSDNTARYFEYYFKNKPSIIRKNRNSVAVLTGNETKEQLEALSDDIFRYYGLGCRNVSKLFVPKDYDFQALFKAVYKWNAIIHQTKYANNYDYNKAVYLMSEFDMLENGFLMIKEDESYASPIATLFYEYYNTTEDLKQKLETEKDKIQCVVANGFYNKEIEFGNTQNPELWDYADNVDSIEFLLTI, encoded by the coding sequence ATGGATTTACAACAAAGAATTAACGCTTTTGTAAAATTAGGTCGCTTTTTAAATCAATTTCAGAACGAAGAAGCCATTAAAGATCACAATGTTGAATCCAATGACCTATTTTTTGATGGCTTTAAACATCAAATGAAATTAGCTCAAGAATCTAATGGTTGGTTTACCAAAAGTAATATTTATTTCACATTAGAAAATTGGTCTAATGCACTGACTGAAAGTAACATTAACAATTGGTTAGAAAAGTATCAATTTAAGGTTGAAAACATTCAAACAGTTGCCATAATTATGGCCGGAAATATTCCGTTAGTTGGATTTCATGATTTTTTATCTGTTTTGATTTCTGGTCATAAGGTATTGGTAAAACAATCCTCTAACGACAAACATTTACTACCCTTTTTAGCCAAATATTTAGAAACTGTTGAACCAGAATTCAAAGGAAAAATAAAATTCACAGAAGAAAAATTAGAGAATTTTGATGCTGTAATCGCCACAGGAAGTGATAATACGGCACGTTATTTTGAATATTATTTTAAGAACAAGCCATCGATCATTAGAAAGAATAGAAATTCAGTCGCTGTGCTTACAGGAAACGAAACTAAAGAACAATTAGAAGCACTATCTGATGATATCTTTAGATATTATGGCTTAGGCTGTAGAAATGTGTCCAAATTATTTGTGCCAAAAGACTACGATTTCCAAGCACTTTTTAAAGCCGTCTATAAATGGAACGCTATCATTCACCAAACTAAATACGCCAACAACTATGACTATAATAAAGCGGTTTATTTAATGAGTGAGTTCGATATGTTGGAGAATGGATTCCTTATGATTAAAGAAGACGAAAGCTATGCCTCGCCTATCGCCACACTTTTTTATGAATATTACAATACGACTGAAGACCTCAAACAAAAATTGGAAACAGAAAAAGATAAGATTCAATGCGTTGTGGCAAACGGATTTTATAATAAGGAAATCGAATTTGGCAATACTCAAAACCCAGAGCTATGGGATTATGCAGACAATGTAGATAGTATTGAATTCTTATTAACAATATAG
- the serC gene encoding 3-phosphoserine/phosphohydroxythreonine transaminase: MKKHNFSAGPCVLPKSVMEQAAAAVLDFDEGLSLLEISHRSKPFVDVMENARSLALELLGLEGKGYKALFLQGGASTQFLMVALNLLEKRAGYLNTGTWADKAIKEAKIYDDIYEVGSSKSANYNYIPKGYDIPEDYDYFHCTSNNTIFGTQMKSFPKSPIPMVCDMSSDIFSRQLDFSQFDLIYAGAQKNMGPAGTTLVVVKEDILGKVSRKIPSMMDYKVHISKGSMFNTPPVFAVYVSMLTLQWLKDFGGIKAIEEENDKKARLIYSEIDLNPLFKGYSVKEDRSSMNATFTLENENLKETFEAMVKEAGINGLNGHRSVGGYRASMYNALSLDSVKALVEVMSELESKA, encoded by the coding sequence ATGAAAAAACATAATTTTAGTGCAGGACCATGTGTGTTACCAAAATCGGTAATGGAACAAGCAGCAGCAGCAGTTTTAGACTTCGACGAAGGGCTATCACTTTTAGAAATTTCGCATCGTAGCAAACCCTTTGTAGATGTGATGGAAAACGCTAGGTCCTTAGCTTTAGAATTATTAGGCTTAGAAGGCAAAGGCTACAAGGCCTTGTTTTTACAAGGTGGAGCAAGCACTCAGTTTCTTATGGTGGCGCTTAATTTATTGGAAAAAAGAGCGGGTTATTTAAACACCGGAACTTGGGCCGATAAAGCCATAAAAGAAGCCAAGATTTATGATGACATTTATGAAGTAGGCTCATCAAAATCAGCAAACTACAACTATATCCCAAAAGGATACGACATTCCTGAAGATTACGATTATTTCCACTGCACCTCCAACAATACCATATTTGGAACGCAAATGAAGAGTTTTCCAAAATCACCAATACCAATGGTGTGTGACATGAGTAGCGATATTTTTTCACGTCAATTAGATTTCTCTCAATTTGATTTAATCTATGCTGGCGCACAAAAAAATATGGGACCAGCAGGTACAACTTTAGTAGTCGTTAAGGAAGACATTTTAGGCAAAGTATCCCGAAAAATTCCTTCTATGATGGATTATAAAGTACACATCAGTAAAGGTAGCATGTTCAATACTCCTCCTGTATTTGCAGTGTATGTGTCGATGTTGACTTTACAATGGCTTAAGGATTTTGGCGGTATTAAAGCGATTGAAGAAGAAAACGATAAGAAAGCAAGACTGATCTATTCCGAAATTGATTTAAACCCTTTATTTAAAGGCTATTCTGTTAAAGAAGATCGTTCAAGTATGAATGCTACATTCACGTTAGAGAATGAAAACTTAAAGGAAACCTTTGAAGCGATGGTAAAGGAAGCTGGCATCAATGGGTTAAACGGCCATAGAAGTGTTGGTGGCTACAGAGCCTCAATGTATAATGCGTTATCATTGGATAGTGTAAAAGCATTGGTTGAAGTGATGAGTGAATTGGAGAGCAAGGCTTAA
- a CDS encoding D-2-hydroxyacid dehydrogenase, protein MKVLANDGVSQSGINALEAAGYEVITTTVAQEQLQNYINENNIDVLLVRSATTVRQDLIDNCPSLKVIGRGGVGMDNIDVDYARSKGLKVINTPAASSHSVAELVFGHFYGLARFLHNSNRDMPLEGDANFKGLKKAYAKGTELKGKTLGVLGFGRIGQATAKVALGAGMKVVAFDPFLEKADLQLDFYDGQKLNFEIKTISKEEVLKQSDFLTLHVPAQKDYVIDEAEFNQMKDGVIIANAARGGVVNEVALVKALESGKVARAALDVYEKEPKPEVQLLMNPALSLTPHTGAATNEAQDRIGTELAEQIIAILG, encoded by the coding sequence ATGAAAGTATTAGCAAACGATGGCGTTTCTCAAAGTGGTATCAATGCATTAGAAGCAGCCGGTTACGAAGTTATAACAACAACAGTTGCACAAGAACAATTACAAAACTACATCAACGAAAACAACATTGATGTGCTTTTAGTGAGAAGCGCAACTACCGTAAGACAAGATTTAATAGACAACTGCCCTAGCCTAAAAGTTATTGGTCGTGGAGGCGTTGGTATGGATAATATCGATGTGGACTATGCTCGAAGCAAAGGACTTAAAGTCATCAACACACCTGCTGCATCATCGCATTCGGTTGCAGAATTGGTATTTGGACACTTTTATGGTTTGGCACGTTTCTTACATAATTCTAATCGTGATATGCCTTTAGAAGGCGATGCCAACTTTAAAGGTTTAAAGAAAGCGTACGCAAAAGGAACAGAACTTAAAGGAAAAACTTTGGGCGTACTTGGTTTTGGCCGTATTGGTCAGGCCACGGCAAAAGTAGCTTTGGGAGCAGGAATGAAAGTGGTTGCCTTTGATCCCTTTTTAGAAAAAGCAGACTTACAATTGGATTTCTATGATGGACAAAAATTAAATTTTGAAATTAAAACAATTTCTAAGGAAGAGGTTTTAAAACAATCCGACTTTTTAACCTTACATGTACCAGCCCAAAAGGATTATGTCATTGACGAAGCTGAATTCAACCAAATGAAAGATGGTGTCATAATAGCGAACGCTGCACGTGGTGGCGTTGTAAATGAAGTGGCGCTTGTAAAAGCTTTAGAAAGCGGAAAAGTAGCGAGAGCAGCTTTAGATGTTTATGAAAAAGAACCGAAACCAGAAGTTCAGTTATTGATGAATCCTGCCTTATCATTAACACCTCACACAGGTGCAGCAACCAATGAAGCACAAGATAGAATTGGTACCGAATTGGCAGAACAGATTATTGCTATTCTTGGTTAA
- a CDS encoding DUF937 domain-containing protein, producing the protein MAGILDLLNSDLGSTIINGVSGSTGTDKDKTSSVLTMALPVLMKAMERNASTSEGAQGLIGALSSKHDGSILDNLGGLFGGGVDDHVKNDGDKILNHVLGSKKQGVEQILGQKAGLDAGSVANILKIAAPILMGVLGKQAKQNNVNSQSDVTGLLGGLLGGSDTANEQSFLEKILDADGDGSVVDDVAGMILGGGNKKSGLGGLLGGLFGK; encoded by the coding sequence ATGGCAGGAATTTTAGATTTATTAAACAGCGATTTAGGAAGCACAATTATTAACGGCGTTTCTGGTTCTACAGGAACCGACAAAGATAAAACCAGTAGTGTTTTAACTATGGCATTACCAGTACTGATGAAGGCTATGGAACGTAACGCTTCTACTTCAGAAGGCGCACAAGGTCTTATAGGAGCTTTAAGTAGCAAGCATGACGGCAGTATCTTGGATAATCTTGGCGGCTTATTTGGAGGCGGTGTTGATGACCACGTAAAGAATGATGGCGATAAAATTCTTAACCATGTCCTTGGATCAAAAAAACAAGGCGTAGAGCAAATTCTTGGTCAGAAAGCTGGTTTAGATGCCGGATCTGTTGCTAATATTCTGAAAATAGCTGCACCAATCTTAATGGGTGTTTTAGGAAAACAAGCCAAACAAAACAATGTGAATTCCCAGAGTGATGTTACTGGCCTTTTAGGTGGTTTACTTGGAGGTAGCGATACGGCAAACGAGCAAAGTTTCTTGGAAAAAATACTAGATGCGGATGGAGACGGTAGTGTGGTTGATGATGTCGCTGGTATGATTTTAGGAGGCGGAAACAAAAAAAGTGGTCTTGGAGGTCTTTTAGGAGGCTTATTTGGGAAATAA
- a CDS encoding DUF6146 family protein, giving the protein MKHPRLKSNPISYKYSKEFTRTLKTLIPFVVLLILIASCKSYNTNQTIDNGNESGLVENDTVSISSDESDYEIIIIEPGFNAWLIGTARPEGYYSQQFLESRNAILVQAWNQRNMQPMTYDPNLYELRIDYDTRTDYGYEVNYKLYNYFVYFQLKYKQRLSSFLPRI; this is encoded by the coding sequence ATGAAACATCCACGATTAAAATCTAACCCTATCTCATATAAATACAGTAAGGAGTTCACTCGAACCCTTAAAACGCTAATCCCATTTGTTGTACTACTTATTTTAATCGCAAGTTGTAAATCTTACAACACCAACCAAACAATCGATAACGGCAATGAAAGTGGACTTGTGGAAAATGATACGGTTTCCATAAGTAGCGACGAAAGCGATTACGAAATTATTATTATCGAACCTGGATTTAACGCTTGGCTAATTGGCACAGCGAGACCAGAGGGTTATTATTCACAACAATTTTTAGAGTCCAGAAATGCTATTTTGGTACAGGCTTGGAATCAAAGAAATATGCAACCCATGACATACGATCCTAATCTCTACGAACTTCGTATCGATTACGATACACGAACTGATTATGGCTATGAGGTGAACTACAAATTGTACAACTATTTTGTCTATTTTCAACTAAAATACAAACAACGTTTATCCTCTTTTCTGCCCAGAATTTAA
- a CDS encoding DUF6787 family protein produces the protein MEKFKKHWEIQHNWQLLFPFFGLVILGYSAFKISNAILQDYNLVFIIIAALVLFFLLLKLTLFIFKKLEKKWILDYKWEMIRVFMVFAVTGSSSLFVGRPIIKLIGITKENLNPVLYWILFIIIGLIFYQILLVTFGWLFGQFKFFWEFEKKMLSRFGFKRFLD, from the coding sequence ATGGAAAAATTTAAAAAACATTGGGAAATTCAGCATAATTGGCAATTGCTATTTCCCTTTTTTGGTTTGGTTATTTTAGGATATTCAGCTTTTAAAATTTCAAATGCTATTTTACAAGATTATAATTTAGTTTTTATAATTATTGCTGCTTTAGTCCTCTTTTTTCTTCTTTTAAAATTGACTTTATTCATATTCAAAAAACTGGAAAAGAAATGGATTCTCGATTACAAATGGGAAATGATCCGTGTGTTTATGGTATTCGCTGTTACAGGTTCATCTTCTTTATTTGTGGGCAGACCAATCATAAAACTTATTGGAATTACTAAAGAAAACTTAAATCCCGTCTTGTACTGGATTTTATTCATTATCATTGGGCTAATTTTCTATCAGATCCTATTGGTGACCTTCGGATGGCTCTTTGGTCAGTTTAAATTTTTCTGGGAGTTCGAAAAGAAAATGTTAAGCAGATTTGGATTTAAACGCTTTTTAGATTGA
- a CDS encoding TonB-dependent receptor, translating to MKSIIIGLVIAVSSFSYSQNCTYIFLGELKDFHDGTPIESATIYQKENDRYSFSDLNGKFKIENLCAGTLTLVISHANCETKTVSFEINSDTFKTILIEHHIEELKEVSVTAHIDKKETTTAQETVLKANTLKKYSALNLGDALKEVSGVSSINTGNSIVKPMINGMHSSRLLILNNNVRLQDQEWGIEHAPNVDINSADQISVIKGSGALAFGGDAVGGVIVINPSRIIRRDTLYGRTIIGGQSNGRGYNISSTLNKSYKSGWFANIQGSLKQNGDFKAPDYNLTNTGLKSQAFTVSAGKKKFESGFEVYYSYLNNEIGILGASHIGSTFDLVRAINSDEPNLIRDFSYDINAPKQDITHHLVKASYYKRFQKFGKVNLQYDYQNNQRFEFDVRIGETRNIPAIDLKLQTHTLLADVNLDADLDRKINFGIMGRFQDNFANPATEVRRLIPDYEKYDFGAYTTTEWQISEDLIVDAGIRYDFNRIDAKKFYLKSRWEERGYDMDFSDIIIEELPTQLLTNPIFNYHNISASAGVKYNFNDRSYIIANYALSSRPPNVSELFSDGLHHSAARFELGDLRFDKEIANRVSASYAYNGTTFNLLTEVFYNNIKDYMYLRPFDFILTNRGPFPLWQYQQTNAQLFGVDVTATYDVSNALQWQNKTAFIKGYDLKTDLPLIDMPSFNTTNQITYSNEAWYNFSARLKSDLVFEQNEFPDFNFEIEDELTGDMILVDISTPPPAYHLLHFSSEATFEINKKTNLNVAIAVNNIFNTSYRNYLNRLRYYADDLGRNITLQLQLNY from the coding sequence ATGAAATCAATAATTATTGGCTTAGTTATAGCTGTTTCCAGCTTTAGCTATAGCCAAAATTGCACATACATATTTCTAGGCGAATTAAAGGATTTTCATGATGGTACACCAATAGAATCTGCAACGATCTATCAAAAAGAAAACGATAGGTATTCATTTTCAGATTTAAATGGCAAATTCAAAATTGAAAATTTATGCGCTGGTACGCTAACCTTGGTAATTTCCCATGCGAATTGCGAAACTAAAACCGTGAGTTTTGAAATCAATAGTGATACTTTTAAAACCATTTTAATTGAACATCATATTGAAGAACTTAAAGAGGTTTCCGTTACCGCTCATATTGACAAAAAAGAGACCACGACTGCACAAGAGACCGTACTCAAGGCAAATACGTTAAAAAAGTATAGTGCTTTAAATTTAGGTGATGCACTTAAGGAAGTTTCCGGAGTGTCTTCTATCAATACAGGTAACTCTATCGTTAAACCTATGATTAACGGTATGCATAGTAGTCGTTTGCTTATTTTAAACAATAATGTAAGACTACAGGACCAAGAGTGGGGAATTGAGCATGCACCTAATGTAGATATCAATTCAGCAGATCAAATATCGGTTATCAAAGGTTCTGGTGCTCTAGCTTTTGGCGGTGACGCCGTGGGTGGCGTTATTGTTATTAATCCAAGTAGAATAATTAGAAGGGATACGCTCTACGGACGTACAATTATTGGAGGACAATCCAATGGACGTGGTTATAATATATCTTCAACTTTAAATAAAAGCTACAAATCGGGTTGGTTTGCCAATATTCAAGGTTCTTTGAAACAAAATGGTGATTTTAAAGCTCCAGATTACAACTTGACCAATACAGGTTTAAAGTCGCAGGCTTTTACAGTTAGTGCTGGCAAAAAGAAGTTTGAATCTGGTTTTGAAGTCTATTATAGTTATTTGAACAATGAGATTGGTATTTTAGGTGCTTCACACATTGGCAGTACGTTTGATCTAGTTCGTGCTATAAATTCTGACGAACCTAACCTTATCAGAGATTTCAGTTATGACATCAATGCACCTAAACAAGACATTACCCATCATTTGGTTAAAGCAAGCTATTACAAACGATTCCAAAAATTTGGTAAGGTTAATTTGCAATATGACTATCAGAATAATCAAAGATTCGAATTTGACGTAAGAATAGGTGAAACAAGAAATATTCCTGCCATTGATTTAAAGTTGCAAACCCATACGCTCTTAGCTGATGTAAATTTAGACGCTGACTTAGACCGAAAAATTAATTTTGGTATCATGGGTCGCTTTCAGGATAATTTTGCAAATCCTGCGACAGAAGTAAGACGGCTCATACCAGATTACGAAAAGTATGATTTTGGAGCTTACACCACAACGGAGTGGCAAATCAGTGAAGATTTAATTGTCGATGCTGGAATAAGGTATGACTTTAATAGAATTGATGCTAAAAAGTTTTATCTAAAATCGCGATGGGAAGAACGTGGCTACGATATGGATTTTTCTGATATAATTATCGAAGAATTACCGACACAGCTTTTAACCAATCCTATTTTTAATTATCATAATATTTCTGCTTCGGCTGGTGTAAAATACAATTTTAATGATCGAAGTTACATCATTGCTAATTATGCGTTGTCCAGTAGACCACCAAATGTATCAGAATTGTTTAGTGATGGATTGCACCATTCGGCGGCTAGGTTTGAATTAGGAGATCTTAGGTTTGATAAAGAAATTGCAAATAGGGTGTCTGCATCTTATGCCTATAATGGTACAACATTTAATCTTTTAACTGAAGTGTTCTATAACAACATTAAAGACTATATGTACTTGAGGCCTTTTGATTTTATCCTTACCAATAGAGGCCCTTTTCCTTTGTGGCAATATCAACAAACCAATGCCCAATTATTTGGCGTAGATGTTACCGCAACCTATGACGTTTCTAATGCCTTACAATGGCAGAATAAAACGGCGTTTATAAAGGGATATGACCTCAAAACCGATTTACCTTTAATTGACATGCCTTCTTTTAATACAACAAACCAAATTACTTATAGTAATGAAGCGTGGTATAATTTTTCAGCCCGTTTAAAGTCTGATTTGGTTTTTGAACAAAATGAATTTCCCGATTTTAATTTTGAAATAGAAGATGAGCTTACAGGCGATATGATTCTTGTTGATATCAGTACGCCACCTCCAGCCTATCATTTATTACATTTTTCTAGTGAAGCAACATTTGAGATCAATAAAAAAACAAACTTGAATGTAGCAATTGCTGTTAACAATATTTTCAACACCTCTTATAGAAATTACCTAAACCGACTACGTTATTATGCTGATGACCTAGGAAGAAATATAACATTACAATTACAACTTAATTATTAA
- a CDS encoding type 1 periplasmic binding fold superfamily protein translates to MKTSKFFISALFCLTLMTSCSSDDDNPIPINPEELITDVTLTFTNTANSADTVVLYSDAPDGQDGASSESVTGSFTSGATYALTLEILNTSETPADDVLNDDIIPEADEHFITYAVNGLNLTMTRDANDIDGPNGSKLGVNTTWSVGAASTGNLQIVLTHEPTSTDDSDGFGTVTGGSEDLIITFNNVEIQ, encoded by the coding sequence ATGAAAACAAGTAAATTTTTTATAAGCGCACTTTTTTGCCTCACCCTTATGACCTCATGTTCTAGTGACGATGACAATCCAATTCCAATTAATCCTGAAGAGCTAATTACCGATGTAACTTTAACATTCACAAATACGGCTAATTCAGCGGATACTGTGGTTTTGTATAGTGATGCCCCAGACGGTCAAGATGGTGCTTCTAGTGAATCAGTTACAGGAAGTTTTACGTCTGGAGCAACCTATGCTTTAACACTGGAAATCCTTAATACGTCAGAGACACCTGCAGATGATGTTTTGAATGATGATATTATCCCTGAAGCTGATGAGCATTTCATCACCTATGCCGTAAATGGTTTAAATTTAACCATGACAAGAGATGCTAATGATATCGATGGTCCTAACGGAAGTAAACTAGGGGTTAATACAACTTGGTCTGTAGGTGCAGCAAGTACTGGGAATCTACAAATCGTATTAACGCACGAACCAACATCTACTGATGATTCTGATGGATTTGGTACAGTTACAGGTGGTTCTGAAGATTTAATTATTACATTTAATAACGTTGAAATTCAATAG